The genomic region GACTCTTCTTTCCCTGTCATCCTGTCATCCGGCCGCTACTTTGAGAATCCAACACGTCCCCAGCCAGTGGTACAAGTCGGCAACCGCCGTGGACCGGGATCTGAAGGCCGCATCCAGTGGTCCAACACCATCGTTTCCACTCGCGGCAAGCAGCCCGGCGCCATCCTGATCGAGTACAACCTCGCCACCACCCACGCGGGTCAGTACTCGGGCATGTGGGACGTCCACACCCGCATCGGTGGCTTCGCAGGCTCCGACCTCCAGCTCACCCAGTGCCCCAAGACGCCCGAgacccccatcaccagcgcCAACCTCGACGTCGACTGCGTGGCCGCCTTCATGTCCATGCACATCACTCGCAACGCGGCGAACCTCTACCAGGAGAACAACTGGATCTGGGTCGCCGACCACGACATTGAAGAGCCGGCCAACAACCAGCAGATCACCGTCTACGCCGGCCGCggcctcctcgtcgaggaCACCCGCGGCCCGCTCTGGCTCGTCGCCTCGAGCGTGGAGCACCACCAGCTGTACGAATACCAGTTCTACAAAGCGTCCACCATCTTTGCCGGCCAGGTCCAGACCGAGACGGCCTACTACCAGCCCAACCCCGACGCCCGCCTCCCCTTCGCGCCTGACGCGCGCTACCACGACCCGGAGCTGCTCACCCCCGGTGATTCCGGGTGGGGCGTCCGGGCGGTCGACACGACCGATCTGTTCATCTACGGCGCGGGCTTGTACAGCTTCTTTGACAACTACGACCTCAACTGCTCGCAGGTGGGGACCGGGACGAGGTGCCAGCAGAGGATCTTGAGCCTGGAGCGGTCGAGGGCCACGATTTACAACCTCAACACTGTGGGGACGGAGAACATGGTGACgattgatgggttggatCAGGCCAGCTATTTGGATAACTTGAATGGGTTCATCAGCAGTGTTGCTTTGGTGGAGACGAGGGATTTGGTGGTTTAGGAGTGAGAGAGGAGTTTTTTTTGATGAAGAAATGACCatggctttttctttttttgacttttttgaCTTTTTTCATCTATGTATCTGTGATGGATTGTGGGAAGATTCGTTTTGGTTTGGGATACTTACTTTTTGTGTATAATGAGTACAGGCTTGGTGAACAGGCAAACCGAGCGCTGTGGAAATTGAAAATTCATCGTCTTCCAGAAGTTGTTTGCCAAGTATTACTACTAGGTACTGGTGTGTTTTTCTTGCCATAACTGGCTGTCATGTCCCTGCTCGACTACTTGGGCTCAGGTGATGGTGTGCAATATCCATATCCGTACTCCAGTGGCAATTATACCGGTCTCATCGATATCATACATCAGCTGATATGGTCTCCTTTACACAATACATCATACAACGTAGCTCTTTCCCTCTCAACTCTCTCCCGTAGAACTGCTCTCATTCCGCTTACTCACATTCATCGCATCCTTCAGCCCGCCCAAAATGACGCGGTGTATTGCTTGAGTCCTAGTGTTGAGGTCCTGCTGCATTTCCTGCAGATGTTCATAGGCCTCGATCAGCTTTTCAGGCGTCATGTTGCGGTATCTGTTCTCCCACAGCTGAACCAGGTTTGTCGTGATCGCCACCGAAGTAGCGAGTGAGGACAGAGCAGGCGATAATGCCGGTGGTTGGCCTTGTGACGGCGGTGCTTgcgtggtggggttgttcgTTTCTAGAATAGTCGCGAAGCGAGGGTGAAGAACAGGTGTTTCGGTACCCTGCACGGCAGCGGCAAAGCTGGGGTGAAGCGGTGggtttgctgctgtggctgtcgatgctggaggtggtggtgatgttagATGGGCACTGCCTGCTATCCCTGTTAAAAAGCCAACGTTCGAGATTGTGGGTCACAAACAGATAACATACTGTTAGTAACTCCGGTACGTAGCGTACACGATGACCCAAGCTTCCCATACCAACAATTGGCACAAGACCCGCCAGTGTATTTCCCGAACTCGGCATCGTTGATGACGACACATTCGTTGTAGGGCCCCTTCATCTCGGCGCACCGCTCGCAAGCCTGCTTGCGAGGCAAGACATCGCCACAAGCCTGCATCATGAAAGAGGGCAtgttttgggtttttttgttgttccAACGCAAGCTTACAGCCGGGATTCTTTTCACGGGTTGTCGGCATAGCCAGCGGAAGAACGGAAATGTTCTCATCTGTATGGGTCTGTGCTGGGGAAATGTCTTTTCCAACAGGTCGAAACATGCTGGCAGGTGTTAGCAACAGTACTGGAACGAGTAGTCATGGCGGGAGATACAATTTACTTACGGAACTGTGTGGGTTGTTCGATGAAAGGTGCCGCAAAGCTTTGGCGCGCATGCATGGAGCCATTGGTGTAGGCGccaggggttgaggaagacgagACATTGTGAGCCGAAGTTAAAAGCCTCTTGGATCTTGATGGGAAGTCTCCGTCCTGATCATATTCGGCTTTTCGTTTGGGGTTGTCAGAGAGCCTGCCCAGCACATGTGAGATGGTGCCGTTGGCTGAATCTGAAAAGTCTTCGATTTTGAGAAGATCATTGTCAATGCTATCATCGGAGGACTCGGACTCGGAGTCAGAAACACCGTCTGATTCTGATTCTGATTCTGATTCTAATTCTGATTCTGGATAAGACGGTGCTACTGGTGGGGGCATTTCTTTTGATTGATGGTTGGGTGTGATGTCCAAAGTAGCACGGCGCTTGAGAGGTCAACTGGGATTCTTAGAAGAGCCTGGTGGAATTTCGGTTCAGCAGCCACGCGCGCCGCGTCTGAAGAAGTACAAGCACCTGGGAGTAAAGTATCGGATCGACTGGTATTCATAAGATAGCTACCATGAAGCGATGCAGCGTTACACCTTGTGGTTTCTGCATCAAAAGATCGCCTGGAATCTGGATGTGCATTTCATGAGAATGAGCTCGCGTTGAGAATCTGGTGGGGCAGCGACCACGGTCACCCACACACGTGATAGGCCAATGGCAGACCTCCAGGGTTAGGGCTATGTAGGTAGTCAGCCACGAGACAGGGCAGCTCAGGATTCCAAGGCATGTTGGTATTCACCTGTTTCTTGTATCGCTGGTTCCTGctagttgttgttggaatgTTTGTTATGATGTTCGACCGTTCTGGTTGGCCAAGATCAATACGTGTTTTACCCCTGAGAAGCCCATGAACAGCTCCACTCCACTtaaccaccatcaacaagctgCCTACTACTGAAGGAGGTTGATTGACAGCACAAAAGAGGTCTTGTGAGTATTAGAATAAGAAGTTGAAGagtccaagaagatcaaTGCATGCTTCCTTGCTAATCTCTTCGTGAATCACCGCACGAAAAGTACTCGACCAGGAATTTACCTCGAGGTAGCCGCTTGCCCCTGCTTCTACTTCTTTTCAAAGTGTAATACAGCTTAGGGTAGCCTTGTACAATGTTCCAAGACCCCGGCATTTGGGTCACGCGTAATCCATTCGTGCGGCTCACCGGACATAGTCCCTCAAAGGGGTCCTGTCTAGATTTAATTCGGCCATATGCTCGAATGGCGTTTCTCTCAGAGATCAGCCCTGCCATTTCACCCCTCGTTTGACGATCAACCGACGAGCAGTCACCGGAATAGAGTGGGGCAGATTGCAGGTAGATTAAAATACAAGGTCTTTGCGGTCTTGGTATTCTCTATTTACCCGCACAGAGCAAACAGCAGCATCCGGCATTTCATCGAAGCAATAATAAGCTTTCTATATGCCCGTGCCACAGCGGTCTTGCAGTCCTTGCCTGGATCGAGGCCGTCACTGTCATCTGCATGACTACCTTAGGTATATAGACGCTCGGTCTTCCGCCCTTTGAATCTTGCCCCAGGGTTTGTCCCTT from Podospora bellae-mahoneyi strain CBS 112042 chromosome 4, whole genome shotgun sequence harbors:
- a CDS encoding hypothetical protein (EggNog:ENOG503PY7S; COG:S), giving the protein MPPPVAPSYPESELESESESESDGVSDSESESSDDSIDNDLLKIEDFSDSANGTISHVLGRLSDNPKRKAEYDQDGDFPSRSKRLLTSAHNVSSSSTPGAYTNGSMHARQSFAAPFIEQPTQFPCFDLLEKTFPQHRPIQMRTFPFFRWLCRQPVKRIPAVSLRWNNKKTQNMPSFMMQACGDVLPRKQACERCAEMKGPYNECVVINDAEFGKYTGGSCANCWYGKLGSSCTLRTGVTNSSAHLTSPPPPASTATAANPPLHPSFAAAVQGTETPVLHPRFATILETNNPTTQAPPSQGQPPALSPALSSLATSVAITTNLVQLWENRYRNMTPEKLIEAYEHLQEMQQDLNTRTQAIHRVILGGLKDAMNVSKRNESSSTGES